A genomic region of Nostoc sp. UHCC 0702 contains the following coding sequences:
- a CDS encoding glycosyltransferase, with the protein MKNTVLIPTYRRPLDLSRCLLALQVQTKPVDQVIVVVRDTDTETWQFLAEFNPQNLPLQTVQVTQPGVVAALNAGLAAVKGDILSITDDDAAPHGDWLERINAHFISDSCIGGVGGRDWIHRDTKIEDDSRLVVGKLQWFGRVIGNHHLGVGEPREVDVLKGVNMSFRTQAIGQLHFDERMRGTGAQVHFEMAFTLALKRAGWKMIYDPSVAVDHYPAQRFDEDQRHNFNEIAFLNLVHNETLVLLEHLPPLRRAVFLLWAILVGTRDSFGFVQWLRLLPSQGKFATKKWLTSWRGRWQAWQTYSRKWGMENRKQTDLYKNLPIKNSKI; encoded by the coding sequence ATGAAGAACACCGTTCTCATACCAACCTATCGCCGTCCTCTAGATCTATCACGCTGCCTTTTGGCGCTACAGGTACAAACTAAGCCAGTTGATCAGGTGATAGTAGTTGTCCGCGATACGGATACTGAAACTTGGCAATTCTTGGCAGAGTTCAATCCGCAAAACCTACCATTGCAAACTGTTCAGGTGACACAACCGGGGGTAGTTGCAGCCCTCAACGCCGGACTAGCAGCAGTCAAAGGAGATATTCTTTCCATTACTGATGATGATGCTGCACCTCATGGGGATTGGTTAGAACGAATCAACGCTCACTTTATTTCAGATAGTTGCATTGGTGGAGTCGGTGGGCGTGATTGGATACACCGGGACACCAAAATTGAAGATGATTCCCGCCTGGTGGTTGGCAAGTTGCAATGGTTTGGGCGTGTAATTGGCAACCATCACCTGGGAGTGGGAGAACCCCGCGAAGTCGATGTTCTCAAGGGCGTAAACATGAGTTTTCGTACACAAGCCATTGGACAACTACATTTTGATGAGCGGATGCGCGGTACAGGAGCGCAAGTACACTTTGAAATGGCATTCACCCTCGCACTCAAGCGGGCTGGTTGGAAGATGATTTACGATCCTAGTGTTGCGGTAGATCACTATCCAGCACAACGTTTTGATGAAGACCAACGTCACAACTTTAATGAAATTGCCTTTCTTAATTTAGTTCATAATGAAACTTTAGTTTTACTAGAGCATTTACCACCTTTACGCCGGGCTGTATTTTTGCTTTGGGCCATATTAGTGGGCACAAGGGATAGTTTTGGTTTCGTGCAATGGCTGAGACTTTTACCCAGCCAAGGCAAATTCGCAACTAAAAAGTGGTTGACATCTTGGCGTGGGCGTTGGCAAGCATGGCAGACATATAGTAGAAAATGGGGAATGGAGAATAGGAAACAAACGGATCTTTATAAAAATTTACCAATTAAAAATTCAAAAATCTAA
- a CDS encoding O-antigen ligase domain-containing protein has translation MVYNQILFNSFLQAHFSPKERSLQGWIVILGFVLLTIACYFVGFAAMLRLIYPAAALVVAVFLYLRHPILYIGFNWWVWFLTPLVVRLVDYRVGWDPTRQMLIAPYLVSFVSIATFLRYFPTAARQGGLPFILAALGVFYGFLVGMIYNQPIPVARSLLDWLSPIIFAFHLFMNWRDYPSYRQNIQRTFFWCVLLTGAYGVYQFVVAPEWDRYWLIESKLFTSSGDPVPFGMRVWSTMHSVGPYATVLQTGLLLMFTTRQSFLTFPASAFGYLSFLLTQARSNWGGWLFGVVMILTSVKARTQMRLITIILVMAMCVVPLTMIEPISEVVADRMESFTNLQEDSSFKDRSGNYDRNLNLALTNGLGNGLGNIWKVNEKTGKIEVFVVDSGILDMFFTLGWFGAIPYMGGLILLLVSVCNYSEARFDNFVSAARAIGLSSCAQLIISSGMLSVMGMILWGFLAMALAAHKYYQHEQINTYK, from the coding sequence ATGGTTTACAATCAAATACTTTTTAATAGTTTTTTACAAGCACATTTCTCTCCTAAAGAGCGATCGCTACAGGGTTGGATAGTTATCCTTGGCTTTGTACTATTGACAATAGCCTGCTATTTTGTGGGTTTTGCTGCCATGCTGCGTCTGATTTATCCAGCAGCAGCCCTCGTTGTCGCCGTGTTTTTATACTTGCGCCATCCCATTCTTTACATCGGCTTTAACTGGTGGGTATGGTTTCTCACGCCTTTAGTTGTCCGTTTAGTTGACTATCGAGTTGGCTGGGATCCCACCCGTCAGATGCTCATAGCACCTTATTTAGTCTCTTTCGTCAGTATAGCCACCTTTTTACGATACTTTCCTACTGCTGCTCGTCAGGGAGGCTTGCCTTTTATTTTGGCTGCTTTAGGGGTATTCTATGGCTTTTTGGTAGGTATGATTTATAATCAACCCATCCCTGTAGCACGCAGCTTGCTGGACTGGCTTAGCCCCATCATCTTCGCTTTTCACTTATTTATGAACTGGCGAGATTATCCCAGTTATCGTCAAAATATCCAGCGTACATTTTTTTGGTGCGTGTTACTCACAGGAGCTTATGGAGTGTATCAATTTGTCGTGGCTCCTGAGTGGGATCGTTATTGGCTGATAGAATCAAAACTGTTTACCAGTTCTGGAGATCCTGTACCCTTCGGGATGCGCGTGTGGAGTACAATGCACTCAGTTGGGCCCTATGCAACTGTGCTGCAAACTGGTTTATTGTTAATGTTCACCACCCGCCAAAGCTTTTTAACTTTTCCCGCTTCAGCATTTGGTTATTTGTCGTTTTTACTTACCCAAGCACGTAGTAACTGGGGCGGTTGGTTATTTGGGGTAGTGATGATTTTGACTTCGGTAAAGGCACGTACTCAAATGCGTTTAATCACCATAATTCTGGTGATGGCAATGTGTGTTGTACCATTAACAATGATTGAGCCAATTTCTGAAGTTGTGGCAGATCGTATGGAAAGTTTTACCAATCTGCAAGAGGATAGTAGCTTTAAAGATAGATCGGGAAACTATGACAGAAACCTCAATTTAGCTCTTACCAATGGACTGGGTAACGGTTTAGGAAATATTTGGAAGGTAAACGAAAAAACCGGGAAAATTGAGGTTTTTGTAGTTGATAGTGGCATTTTAGATATGTTTTTCACCTTGGGTTGGTTTGGCGCTATCCCTTATATGGGTGGATTAATTTTGTTGCTTGTGAGTGTCTGCAACTATAGTGAAGCTCGGTTTGATAATTTTGTCAGTGCAGCCCGTGCTATTGGTCTAAGTTCTTGCGCTCAGCTAATTATTAGTAGTGGAATGCTGAGTGTGATGGGAATGATTCTTTGGGGATTTTTGGCTATGGCTCTAGCAGCACATAAGTACTATCAGCATGAACAAATTAATACATATAAATAA